Proteins from a single region of Apostichopus japonicus isolate 1M-3 chromosome 21, ASM3797524v1, whole genome shotgun sequence:
- the LOC139963158 gene encoding uncharacterized protein: MILLIELLAILLILLLALVEAFIISIREKWRDGVVEIYARQRKHILRYLKKIRISKMNRTTSQVEDLPEILDQFAARKVLIRLFPLPPIDLGLTLTTDILPTGKELVLYRPPVGLPHRRVDVTAALDLARFLDTIMAASTVLQDMKEIKAIHFDTRENLLFKVVADETIFVDSEEQLEERRDAAANRNEITTLMLYRPHSLFGLTFDVSGELLNLNQCTLYK, translated from the exons ATGATACTGCTTATTGAACTATTAGCGATACTTCTTATCTTGCTTCTTGCTCTCGTTGAGGCATTTATCATCAGCATCCGAGAAAAATGGCGAGATGGAGTCG TGGAGATTTATGCCcgacaaagaaaacatattcttcGTTATCTGAAGAAGATCAGAATCAGCAAGATGAACAGAACAACATCTCAAGTAGAAGATCTTCCTGAAATCTTG GACCAGTTTGCCGCAAGGAAAGTCCTCATCCGTCTCTTTCCTCTCCCACCCATTGACCTTGGATTGACCTTGACCAC CGATATACTGCCAACCGGAAAGGAACTCGTTCTTTACAGACCACCGGTCGGTTTACCACACCGTCGAGTTGATGTTACTG CCGCTCTTGACCTTGCTCGGTTCTTAGATACCATCATGGCTGCCAGTACAGTACTTCAAGATATGAAGGAAATCAAGGCTATTCATTTTGATACAAGAGAAAACCTTCTCTTTAAG GTTGTCGCTGATGAAACAATTTTTGTGGACAGCGAAGAACAACTGGAAGAGAGAAGGGATGCAGCTGCTAACAG GAATGAAATTACAACATTGATGCTGTACCGCCCTCATTCCCTATTTGGATTGACTTTTGACGTCTCAGGTGAGCTACTTAACCTAAACCAGTGTACTCTTTACAAGTAG
- the LOC139962747 gene encoding uncharacterized protein isoform X5: protein MATFGNRRSQNKENMLIIDNSGKGLKKLDRPEVNESTAQCTTLILDKNGLSKVDHLEVYPHLQQLSIANNRLVRMNGVSKLRTLRVLNMPNNSIQSIEGLRELLELEWLNLSGNSLKNVEHLATNLKLRYLDLSDNSISIISDVSMLKQLKTLLLHGNILTTLRSFPAYIPTSLEILSLAENEISDLAEVSYLSCLSQLKQLSVMNNPCVMFAASSMSSHGGFDYRPFVVNWCLTLEILDGNAITQKESLRAEWLYSQGKGRKFYPGQHFQLAEYLSQTCPLTTASELQSKDDERLLKVLKQQKKHRHDLHTGHTPRQTPTTPQPTPSPSSPSRPESTRPSSSRKPVKSPGVSKPRQGATTPLRSPAVNSPPSPPYTDTSPQKAPSKAWHSSSGGRKEPVLHKNFQPGGKSSTTAVDLLLQDVDESVTENVLDSISVHLPIDSSGKPDQLILPRISSPGSRVRAHTYDGTTVATDTSHLPSFGMEDVEEDSDSQSSSSFSQYDMYENRPLKPPQQVKSYLEQLSVDGDSHGERDTPTLDTDRQERYERTDKGTFANQRANQKQKPKPKHRGGSKNHEDELRHIKDVAKTKKRLKRAVTPDAGRTEAKGHEAKQRARKLSVPDDPGSAFEKDHAATKIQALWRGLHAREKDESILNIHETLKSQRMDDHVQFLTMELERTRQLYEQEKHLRVLQMEALKLLWNQVKTLQEWKHSVDSANNKETSRIHQDEESSPEMETEEHSDLSQEHHGLSQEHLGVSQEHHRDLARQREQQLEQTCDHLQKQVSRLQESLDQISSYIATSQIPSSTPLLSSQSNEQEIKPSSEIVSHLETETNTTEESKSVSITTPKNVAVSCRSSTSVSIKWEPSHLVDENGSAVGDTVSGYRLHIDLRGNKWIMEVPGTQTSLGGLVPGTYKFAVSAFTSELASSLSPWVEINLPQSPADDSDQTLHNPERESPQSDDVSEAESKSRSVASHRNDTNARLHPEEFNVGDNMQRSKVTDDRSSKSSEDGNGVATAEDQQQRQDGRREVVSNIAREMSLEIIESLLNSVLTESQQEQSSRGK from the exons ATGGCGACTTTCGGAAACAGGAGAAGTCAAAACAAAG AAAATATGTTGATTATTGACAACTCTGGCAAAGGTCTGAAGAAACTTGATCGGCCGGAAGTGAACGAGTCAACGGCACAATGCACTACCCTGATATTAGACAAGAATGGTTTGTCCAAAGTGGACCATCTAGAGGTTTATCCTCACTTACAGCAG TTATCAATAGCCAACAACAGGCTCGTTCGGATGAACGGTGTCTCTAAACTGAGGACATTGAGGGTCTTGAACATGCCAAACAACAGTATCCAGTCCATAGAGGGACTCAGAGAACTTCTGGAGTTAGAATGGTTGAATTTATCTGGAAACAGTCTAAAG aatgttgaacatcttgccACGAACCTGAAGTTACGTTATTTGGATTTATCTGACAACAGCATATCCATTATTTCAGACGTCTCTATGCTGAAACAGTTGAAG ACTTTACTACTTCACGGTAACATCCTGACAACGTTACGAAGTTTTCCTGCTTACATTCCAACGTCGCTGGAGATACTCTCCTTAGCTGAAAATGAAATATCAGACCTAGCAGAG GTGTCTTACTTATCTTGTCTTTCACAATTGAAGCAGTTATCTGTGATGAATAACCCTTGTGTCATGTTTGCTGCCTCGTCAATGTCAAG TCATGGAGGGTTCGACTACAGACCGTTTGTCGTCAACTGGTGTCTGACGTTAGAAATCCTTGACGGGAATGCAATCACACAGAAAGAAAG CTTAAGAGCAGAATGGTTGTACAGCCAGGGTAAAGGACGTAAATTTTATCCCGGCCAGCACTTTCAGTTGGCTGAATACCTCAGTCAAACCTGCCCTTTGACCACCGCCTCAGAG ttacAGAGTAAAGATGATGAAAGACTTCTGAAGGTTTTAAAACAGCAAAAGAAACATCGGCATGATTTACACACCGGTCACACCCCTAGACAGACCCCAACCACCCCTCAGCCCACTCCATCACCGTCCTCCCCCAGCAGACCAGAATCCACCCGCCCATCTTCCAGTCGCAAGCCTGTCAAGTCGCCTGGAGTGAGTAAACCTAGACAAGGGGCTACTACCCCCTTAAGATCTCCTGCTGTCAACAGTCCACCTTCCCCACCCTATACTGACACCAGCCCTCAGAAAGCACCTTCTAAAGCTTGGCATTCTTCGAGTGGAGGCAGAAAGGAGCCTGTATTGCACAAGAACTTTCAACCTGGAGGAAAAAGTTCGACTACCGCCGTGGATCTGTTGCTCCAGGATGTTGACG AATCAGTGACAGAGAATGTCTTGGATTCTATTTCTGTCCACTTACCCATTGATTCCAGTGGTAAACCCGATCAGCTGATACTACCTAGGATATCATCGCCTGGATCCAGAGTCAGGGCACACACTTATGACGGTACGACAGTTGCCACGGATACATCTCATCTTCCTTCCTTTGGGATGGAAGATGTGGAAGAGGACAGCGACAGCCAGTCATCTTCCTCGTTCTCGCAGTACGATATGTACGAGAACCGGCCTCTAAAACCCCCTCAACAGGTCAAGAGTTACCTGGAACAGCTCTCAGTCGACGGCGACTCCCACGGCGAGAGAGACACTCCTACTTTGGACACAGACAGACAAGAACGTTACGAGAGAACGGATAAAGGCACGTTCGCTAACCAAAGAGCTAACCAAAAGCAGAAACCAAAACCAAAGCACAGAGGGGGGTCCAAGAATCATGAAGATGAATTGAGACACATCAAAGATGTTGCTAAGACTAAGAAGAGATTGAAAAGAGCAGTTACTCCTGATGCGGGCAGAACTGAGGCCAAAGGCCATGAGGCCAAACAGAGAGCTCGGAAACTGTCCGTTCCGGATGACCCTGgaag TGCCTTCGAAAAAGACCATGCCGCCACTAAAATACAGGCCCTCTGGCGAGGACTCCATGCAAGAGAGAAAGATGAAtccattttaaatattcatgagactTTAAAATCACAGAGAATGGATGATCATGTTCAATTTCTCACCATGGAACTTGAGAG GACCAGACAACTCTATGAACAAGAGAAACATCTTAGGGTGCTACAAATGGAGGCCTTGAAACTTCTCTGGAATCAG GTCAAAACACTGCAAGAGTGGAAACATAGCGTAGATTCAGCTAATAACAAAGAAACTAGCCGTATTCATCAAGATGAGGAATCATCTCCAGAAATGGAAACTGAAGAACATAGTGACTTGTCACAAGAGCACCATGGTCTGTCGCAAGAGCACCTTGGTGTGTCACAAGAGCACCACCGTGATCTGGCTAGGCAAAGAGAGCAACAGCTTGAACAGACATGTGACCACCTGCAGAAACAG GTCTCTCGTCTGCAAGAATCCTTAGATCAGATCTCCAGTTACATTGCCACCTCTCAGATTCCTTCCAGTACGCCACTTCTTAGTTCTCAGAGTAACGAGCAAGAAATTAAACCATCGTCGGAAATAGTCTCACATCttgaaacagaaacaaataccACAGAG GAATCCAAGAGTGTTTCCATAACGACCCCTAAGAACGTCGCGGTGTCCTGCCGTTCCTCTACCAGCGTCAGCATAAAATGGGAGCCGTCCCATTTGGTCGATGAAAATGGGTCTGCTGTAGGTGACACTGTATCTGGATACAGACTCCATATTGACCTCAGGGGTAATAAGTGGATCATGGAGGTACCTGGGACACAGACCAGTCTGGGTGGATTGGTACCTGGCACTTACAA GTTTGCTGTATCTGCCTTCACATCAGAGCTTGCCTCAAGTCTATCCCCATGGGTCGAAATCAACTTGCCCCAATCACCTGCTGACGACAGCGATCAAACTTTACATAACCCAGAAAGAGAAAGTCCTCAAAGTGACGATGTTTCTGAAGCCGAATCCAAATCCAGAAGTGTCGCTTCTCATCGAAACGATACCAACGCAAGACTACACCCAGAGGAGTTTAATGTAGGGGATAATatgcagaggtcaaaggttactgACGACAGGTCATCAAAGTCTTCTGAAGATGGTAACGGTGTTGCTACGGCAGAAGACCAGCAACAGAGACAGGATGGGAGGCGTGAGGTTGTAAGCAACATTGCAAGAGAAATGAGTTTGGAGATTATCGAGAGTCTCTTGAATAGCGTACTCACGGAAAGCCAGCAAG
- the LOC139962688 gene encoding uncharacterized protein, with product MVMLNYRIKNYHKKIWIFFINHYYYLSIFFAASLFGYNFCFQHRGCSTTGKEVVLYRPRFFHGLTLDLTVACDVARMCQTISAAPIYMDYRRITELSIPAEFFKVIGAQTQIVADETVIVDSEEQSSLNTTAVSESCKQQQNDVISLGTSQVNDDEKGETEHSHAFLYDDDFVELQPPVPIKPRELVKWVGPSDVTDNGLDLDEVESWEVSAMFATNEANFGYKSTFDETMSEYTTLLVVEDTTDYVLRRERACRLADEIEAKKRADQAIQAKQPKKRKKKARRRSRKSECPY from the exons ATGGTAATGTTAAATTATAGGAtcaaaaattatcataaaaagatttggattttttttattaatcattattattatctaaGTATTTTCTTTGCTGCTTCACTCTTTgggtataatttttgttttcaacacaGGGGTTGTTCTACAACAGGAAAAGAAGTTGTGCTTTATCGACCTCGATTCTTCCATgggttgacccttgacctcacag TTGCTTGTGACGTTGCCCGGATGTGCCAAACCATCTCTGCTGCCCCGATTTACATGGATTACCGCAGGATTACTGAACTAAGCATCCCTGCAGAGTTCTTTAAAGTTATTGGTGCTCAAACACAG ATTGTCGCTGATGAAACAGTTATTGTGGACAGCGAAGAACAATCTAGTTTAAACACCACCGCAGTCAGTGAGAG CTGTAAACAACAACAGAATGACGTCATTAGTCTGGGCACATCCCAAGTAAACGATGATGAGAAAGGAGAAACTGAACATTCTCACG CTTTTCTCTACGACGACGACTTTGTCGAACTGCAACCCCCCGTTCCAATCAAACCAAGAGAACTGGTCAAGTGGGTGGGGCCTAGTGACGTAACCGACAATGGCCTGGATTTAGATGAG GTTGAAAGCTGGGAAGTCAGCGCTATGTTTGCTACTAACGAGGCTAACTTCGGCTACAAATCAACCTTTGACGAGACCATGTCTGAGTACAC GACATTACTGGTGGTAGAAGATACCACAGATTACGTACTCAGAAGGGAAAGAGCCTGTCGTCTAGCTGATGAAATCGAAGCTAAAAAGAGGGCTGATCAAGCCATCCAGGCAAAACAACCCAAAAAGCGTAAGAAGAAGGCCCGACGTCGGTCAAGGAAATCAGAATGTCCatattaa
- the LOC139962747 gene encoding uncharacterized protein isoform X4: MATFGNRRSQNKENMLIIDNSGKGLKKLDRPEVNESTAQCTTLILDKNGLSKVDHLEVYPHLQQLSIANNRLVRMNGVSKLRTLRVLNMPNNSIQSIEGLRELLELEWLNLSGNSLKNVEHLATNLKLRYLDLSDNSISIISDVSMLKQLKTLLLHGNILTTLRSFPAYIPTSLEILSLAENEISDLAEVSYLSCLSQLKQLSVMNNPCVMFAASSMSSHGGFDYRPFVVNWCLTLEILDGNAITQKESLRAEWLYSQGKGRKFYPGQHFQLAEYLSQTCPLTTASELQSKDDERLLKVLKQQKKHRHDLHTGHTPRQTPTTPQPTPSPSSPSRPESTRPSSSRKPVKSPGVSKPRQGATTPLRSPAVNSPPSPPYTDTSPQKAPSKAWHSSSGGRKEPVLHKNFQPGGKSSTTAVDLLLQDVDESVTENVLDSISVHLPIDSSGKPDQLILPRISSPGSRVRAHTYDGTTVATDTSHLPSFGMEDVEEDSDSQSSSSFSQYDMYENRPLKPPQQVKSYLEQLSVDGDSHGERDTPTLDTDRQERYERTDKGTFANQRANQKQKPKPKHRGGSKNHEDELRHIKDVAKTKKRLKRAVTPDAGRTEAKGHEAKQRARKLSVPDDPGSAFEKDHAATKIQALWRGLHAREKDESILNIHETLKSQRMDDHVQFLTMELERTRQLYEQEKHLRVLQMEALKLLWNQVKTLQEWKHSVDSANNKETSRIHQDEESSPEMETEEHSDLSQEHHGLSQEHLGVSQEHHRDLARQREQQLEQTCDHLQKQVSRLQESLDQISSYIATSQIPSSTPLLSSQSNEQEIKPSSEIVSHLETETNTTEESKSVSITTPKNVAVSCRSSTSVSIKWEPSHLVDENGSAVGDTVSGYRLHIDLRGNKWIMEVPGTQTSLGGLVPGTYKFAVSAFTSELASSLSPWVEINLPQSPADDSDQTLHNPERESPQSDDVSEAESKSRSVASHRNDTNARLHPEEFNVGDNMQRSKVTDDRSSKSSEDGNGVATAEDQQQRQDGRREVVSNIAREMSLEIIESLLNSVLTESQQENIACTPSIKPAVTSTLQPDQS, from the exons ATGGCGACTTTCGGAAACAGGAGAAGTCAAAACAAAG AAAATATGTTGATTATTGACAACTCTGGCAAAGGTCTGAAGAAACTTGATCGGCCGGAAGTGAACGAGTCAACGGCACAATGCACTACCCTGATATTAGACAAGAATGGTTTGTCCAAAGTGGACCATCTAGAGGTTTATCCTCACTTACAGCAG TTATCAATAGCCAACAACAGGCTCGTTCGGATGAACGGTGTCTCTAAACTGAGGACATTGAGGGTCTTGAACATGCCAAACAACAGTATCCAGTCCATAGAGGGACTCAGAGAACTTCTGGAGTTAGAATGGTTGAATTTATCTGGAAACAGTCTAAAG aatgttgaacatcttgccACGAACCTGAAGTTACGTTATTTGGATTTATCTGACAACAGCATATCCATTATTTCAGACGTCTCTATGCTGAAACAGTTGAAG ACTTTACTACTTCACGGTAACATCCTGACAACGTTACGAAGTTTTCCTGCTTACATTCCAACGTCGCTGGAGATACTCTCCTTAGCTGAAAATGAAATATCAGACCTAGCAGAG GTGTCTTACTTATCTTGTCTTTCACAATTGAAGCAGTTATCTGTGATGAATAACCCTTGTGTCATGTTTGCTGCCTCGTCAATGTCAAG TCATGGAGGGTTCGACTACAGACCGTTTGTCGTCAACTGGTGTCTGACGTTAGAAATCCTTGACGGGAATGCAATCACACAGAAAGAAAG CTTAAGAGCAGAATGGTTGTACAGCCAGGGTAAAGGACGTAAATTTTATCCCGGCCAGCACTTTCAGTTGGCTGAATACCTCAGTCAAACCTGCCCTTTGACCACCGCCTCAGAG ttacAGAGTAAAGATGATGAAAGACTTCTGAAGGTTTTAAAACAGCAAAAGAAACATCGGCATGATTTACACACCGGTCACACCCCTAGACAGACCCCAACCACCCCTCAGCCCACTCCATCACCGTCCTCCCCCAGCAGACCAGAATCCACCCGCCCATCTTCCAGTCGCAAGCCTGTCAAGTCGCCTGGAGTGAGTAAACCTAGACAAGGGGCTACTACCCCCTTAAGATCTCCTGCTGTCAACAGTCCACCTTCCCCACCCTATACTGACACCAGCCCTCAGAAAGCACCTTCTAAAGCTTGGCATTCTTCGAGTGGAGGCAGAAAGGAGCCTGTATTGCACAAGAACTTTCAACCTGGAGGAAAAAGTTCGACTACCGCCGTGGATCTGTTGCTCCAGGATGTTGACG AATCAGTGACAGAGAATGTCTTGGATTCTATTTCTGTCCACTTACCCATTGATTCCAGTGGTAAACCCGATCAGCTGATACTACCTAGGATATCATCGCCTGGATCCAGAGTCAGGGCACACACTTATGACGGTACGACAGTTGCCACGGATACATCTCATCTTCCTTCCTTTGGGATGGAAGATGTGGAAGAGGACAGCGACAGCCAGTCATCTTCCTCGTTCTCGCAGTACGATATGTACGAGAACCGGCCTCTAAAACCCCCTCAACAGGTCAAGAGTTACCTGGAACAGCTCTCAGTCGACGGCGACTCCCACGGCGAGAGAGACACTCCTACTTTGGACACAGACAGACAAGAACGTTACGAGAGAACGGATAAAGGCACGTTCGCTAACCAAAGAGCTAACCAAAAGCAGAAACCAAAACCAAAGCACAGAGGGGGGTCCAAGAATCATGAAGATGAATTGAGACACATCAAAGATGTTGCTAAGACTAAGAAGAGATTGAAAAGAGCAGTTACTCCTGATGCGGGCAGAACTGAGGCCAAAGGCCATGAGGCCAAACAGAGAGCTCGGAAACTGTCCGTTCCGGATGACCCTGgaag TGCCTTCGAAAAAGACCATGCCGCCACTAAAATACAGGCCCTCTGGCGAGGACTCCATGCAAGAGAGAAAGATGAAtccattttaaatattcatgagactTTAAAATCACAGAGAATGGATGATCATGTTCAATTTCTCACCATGGAACTTGAGAG GACCAGACAACTCTATGAACAAGAGAAACATCTTAGGGTGCTACAAATGGAGGCCTTGAAACTTCTCTGGAATCAG GTCAAAACACTGCAAGAGTGGAAACATAGCGTAGATTCAGCTAATAACAAAGAAACTAGCCGTATTCATCAAGATGAGGAATCATCTCCAGAAATGGAAACTGAAGAACATAGTGACTTGTCACAAGAGCACCATGGTCTGTCGCAAGAGCACCTTGGTGTGTCACAAGAGCACCACCGTGATCTGGCTAGGCAAAGAGAGCAACAGCTTGAACAGACATGTGACCACCTGCAGAAACAG GTCTCTCGTCTGCAAGAATCCTTAGATCAGATCTCCAGTTACATTGCCACCTCTCAGATTCCTTCCAGTACGCCACTTCTTAGTTCTCAGAGTAACGAGCAAGAAATTAAACCATCGTCGGAAATAGTCTCACATCttgaaacagaaacaaataccACAGAG GAATCCAAGAGTGTTTCCATAACGACCCCTAAGAACGTCGCGGTGTCCTGCCGTTCCTCTACCAGCGTCAGCATAAAATGGGAGCCGTCCCATTTGGTCGATGAAAATGGGTCTGCTGTAGGTGACACTGTATCTGGATACAGACTCCATATTGACCTCAGGGGTAATAAGTGGATCATGGAGGTACCTGGGACACAGACCAGTCTGGGTGGATTGGTACCTGGCACTTACAA GTTTGCTGTATCTGCCTTCACATCAGAGCTTGCCTCAAGTCTATCCCCATGGGTCGAAATCAACTTGCCCCAATCACCTGCTGACGACAGCGATCAAACTTTACATAACCCAGAAAGAGAAAGTCCTCAAAGTGACGATGTTTCTGAAGCCGAATCCAAATCCAGAAGTGTCGCTTCTCATCGAAACGATACCAACGCAAGACTACACCCAGAGGAGTTTAATGTAGGGGATAATatgcagaggtcaaaggttactgACGACAGGTCATCAAAGTCTTCTGAAGATGGTAACGGTGTTGCTACGGCAGAAGACCAGCAACAGAGACAGGATGGGAGGCGTGAGGTTGTAAGCAACATTGCAAGAGAAATGAGTTTGGAGATTATCGAGAGTCTCTTGAATAGCGTACTCACGGAAAGCCAGCAAG